From one Thalassoroseus pseudoceratinae genomic stretch:
- a CDS encoding DUF4291 domain-containing protein, producing the protein MTLATHPYTKQVLQWPTSGRHILAQFDDKTIIVYQAYRPEIGHFAVTHGHFGGEFSYSRMSWIKPNFLWMMYRSDWGRSQGQEVVLAIRLRRAFFDSLLEQAVPSSFVPELFENHNAWKAAVASSDVRLQWDPDHDPTGGKCERRAIQLGLRGKSLDAYGKEEIVEIIDMSDFVARQRDLIGDWQSGKLLTPSEHVYVPKCTTAAANVGLTDWRGNSSENEK; encoded by the coding sequence ATGACGCTGGCAACACATCCTTATACCAAACAGGTTCTTCAATGGCCCACATCTGGCCGTCACATCCTCGCCCAGTTTGATGACAAGACGATCATCGTCTATCAGGCGTATCGACCTGAGATTGGGCACTTCGCAGTCACCCACGGTCACTTCGGCGGCGAGTTCAGCTACAGCCGCATGAGTTGGATCAAGCCGAACTTTCTGTGGATGATGTATCGCAGCGATTGGGGGCGGTCTCAGGGACAGGAAGTTGTGCTGGCGATTCGTCTGCGACGGGCATTCTTCGATTCGCTGTTGGAGCAGGCCGTTCCTTCGTCATTCGTTCCAGAGTTGTTTGAGAACCACAACGCATGGAAGGCAGCAGTGGCATCTTCCGACGTGAGACTCCAGTGGGACCCAGACCACGATCCAACTGGCGGCAAATGCGAGCGAAGAGCGATCCAGCTTGGTCTTCGGGGGAAGTCGCTGGATGCCTACGGAAAGGAAGAGATTGTCGAGATCATCGACATGAGCGACTTCGTGGCTCGACAGCGTGACTTAATCGGCGATTGGCAATCAGGAAAACTGCTGACCCCTTCCGAACACGTCTATGTGCCGAAATGTACGACCGCCGCAGCCAACGTGGGACTTACTGATTGGCGTGGCAATTCGTCGGAGAACGAGAAATGA
- the pth2 gene encoding aminoacyl-tRNA hydrolase, with amino-acid sequence MTSEWTKPEHAEAYLARMQNIPHRVEGEATLLAEIPTDAKRVLDLGCGNGHLLSLVLSHCPEATGVGLDFSPTMLEQAQSRFAENQRVTLTEHNMDVPLPDLGMFDCVVSSFAIHHCSHHRKRELYAEVFHFLEPGGVFCNLEHVSSPNQRIHDRFVEAMGMTPDDEDPSNKLLDVATQLRWFREIAFEDVDCHWKWRELALLVGRKPQIVHEQAAHEPRRIKQVIVVRHDLKMRRGKQIAQGSHASMSFICRRLQERGSVSLDDFSEVERAWLTGAFAKVCCRVDSEDELMAIHDKAVEAGLEVHLITDSGKTEFHGEPTRTCLAIGPDEAGKMDEITGKLKLL; translated from the coding sequence ATGACCAGCGAATGGACGAAGCCGGAACATGCCGAGGCGTACCTTGCCCGGATGCAGAACATTCCACACCGGGTCGAAGGCGAAGCCACCTTGCTCGCCGAGATTCCCACCGATGCGAAGCGAGTGCTGGACCTTGGTTGCGGAAACGGCCACTTGTTGTCGCTGGTGCTGTCGCACTGCCCAGAAGCAACCGGCGTCGGTCTCGACTTCTCACCGACGATGCTGGAGCAAGCCCAAAGCCGTTTCGCTGAGAATCAACGAGTCACACTCACCGAACACAATATGGATGTCCCGTTGCCCGACCTTGGGATGTTCGATTGTGTGGTTTCGAGCTTTGCGATCCACCACTGCTCGCACCATCGAAAACGAGAGCTTTACGCCGAGGTGTTCCACTTCTTGGAGCCGGGCGGTGTGTTCTGCAATCTCGAACATGTCTCATCGCCGAATCAGCGCATTCACGACCGTTTCGTCGAGGCGATGGGCATGACGCCCGACGACGAAGACCCGTCGAACAAATTGCTCGACGTGGCAACCCAGTTGAGATGGTTTCGGGAGATCGCCTTTGAGGACGTGGATTGCCATTGGAAATGGCGGGAACTGGCGCTGCTTGTGGGAAGGAAACCGCAAATTGTGCATGAACAGGCGGCTCACGAGCCTCGGCGGATCAAGCAGGTGATCGTGGTCCGTCACGACTTAAAGATGCGTCGTGGGAAGCAAATTGCGCAAGGCTCGCACGCCTCGATGTCCTTCATCTGCCGTCGCTTGCAGGAGCGTGGATCGGTCTCACTGGATGACTTCTCTGAAGTCGAGCGTGCATGGCTGACCGGAGCGTTCGCCAAGGTCTGCTGTCGTGTGGACAGCGAGGATGAGTTGATGGCCATTCACGACAAGGCGGTGGAAGCGGGGTTGGAAGTCCATCTGATTACCGACAGCGGAAAGACCGAGTTCCACGGCGAGCCAACTCGGACCTGCCTCGCCATCGGCCCAGACGAAGCCGGAAAGATGGACGAGATCACGGGAAAATTAAAACTGTTGTAA